The Spinacia oleracea cultivar Varoflay chromosome 2, BTI_SOV_V1, whole genome shotgun sequence DNA segment ATATGTGTCGTAtgacttaataaaagaaaatcgaccAAAGGTTGGATATATTAATATTACTAAATTTTCCATTTCTAAATGAGTAAatacatatttatttctaaatcaataattaattttcactttcaaatcagtaaatgttcatttctaattttttttttatataaatgttCATGTTGAATAACACAAAATGACGTTATTTTATAGGGGTATAACCGACGTGGCTGTACGCCTGTGtaaaccaacaacaacaataaagacttagtcccaaaatgttttGGGGTCGGCGAACATGAATCGTCATAAGAGATCGTCATTGttaccaatcaaaccagaacgGAGCaggaagttaaaaaaaaaaagtggaattaacgaaagtaagataagaggaaaatatatatatatatatatatatatatatatatatatatatatatatatatatatatatatatatatatatatatatatatatatatatatatatatatatatatatataagagataataaaaaataagtaaagtttaaaataaatgaataagtaaataagtacatttcaaaatagcatgtaaaattaaaaaaatttaaaagaatttttttataaaaattaaataagaaaataaatataaaaaaaaaaaaatagaaacagaAAAATGGAAgctgtataagtcaaatgaagtcatcaatgtatattctctccctccactctgtcctttccaacgccatattttcctcaatcccaagaaagctcatatcgtgctcaatcaccttcctacaagttttcttaggtattcccctaccccttgcaatccTATCACTTAgccacccttctatcctcctaatcggggcatcacttgatcttctgcttacatgtccaaaccatcttaaacgattttacatcatcttaaactcaatcggtgcaacccatactttcttcctaataatctcatttctcaaacgatcctttcttgtatgcccacacatccaacgtaacatgcgcatctccgccacattcatcttatgcacgtgacaatgtttcactgcccagcATTCCGTGTCGTATAACAGAGCAGGTCGAATTTCCGTGCGGTAATCCCtttcaatctttggggcatgcctgaatCACATAGAAACCCCGTGACACCTTTCCACTTtaaccaacctgctttgattctatgggccacatcgccatccaattctccatccttttggataatagatcctaaataacggaacatttcagagccttggacaattttcccatctaaggtaatcgctcatgtctctctatcttggactcaactaaacttacactccatatattccgtcttgtttctactcagcctaaaaccccgagattccaaagtttgcctccataactccaacttactttccactccttcttttgtttcatcaatcaacacaatatcatctgcaGACATCATGCACCAGGGTATACCACCTTCAattgacctcgtcaattcgtccatgactatagcaaaaagaaacgggctaagtgcggaaccttgatgcactccaaACATAATGGGGGATTCttcggtcttaccaacactagtactcacactcgtgctaactccctcatacatgtccttgatgatatcaatatacttcctcGGAATTCCTTTCCTACTTAATGCTTACCAAAGAATTTCCCTTGGCACCTTATCATACGCCTTCTCCAAATCAATGAAGACCATATGTGTAATACCCCTAATATAATATtggcatgaaatatatatttttaaatagtaagtttttgttgattttattttaaaagtaaGAGTGTCAAAGTATTAAAATTTGTCCCGAAACTTCTTTTAGGGAggatagattgtaataccctgtaattttataactttaagtttcgggacgaaacttcttttaagggggatagattgtaatatcccaatattttataatttcgtataatatattttatagtcaaaatataatTATATCCGTTTTTAGCTAGTCCCTTTTAATATTTTCAGAAATTTAAAAACgctattttaaaattagtagGACTCTTATTACGAGCACCTATATATAACCCTTTAAACCTATTTTTTTTATGTAAACCTTGTGCAGCCGTAATTTCACCCTAGCTAACAAATCCTCTTCATTCATTATATATTAGTTGCGTATTACCTCACATCTAACCCAAATATCTTTAGCAACCATTGATTTTCATCATACTGATCTATCATATTGATTATTTGGTTATCAAAAGCATACAAGAAAATTTGAGCACACTGTCACCGTAAGATGATCATCTCGCTACCCCGCACGCACCTGAGTGTGTGTGTTCATTGCGTACATTATCGTATATTAATTTCGGGAAGGAAATCACGCACACTTAGTCTCTTtaaattattcgtaattaagtattgattattatatataatcaTGTATAGGTCTTTGGAGTTGTTTGTTATATATAGTATAAATTTTATGTCTAATTATAAGTGAATAATGTGATAACGTGTATTAGATAAATGCTCAACTCATGGATAATATTGTTGAGTTAGATTCCTTATTATATTAATCACTATTATTTTGTATATGTGTAGATATCTAAGGGTCTAGTTTATTTGTGGATTGATATTGGAAATTTGGATTGGGTCAATCTATATATTCTAGAGTTTTAGATCGTTATAGAGTTTCTTGGctttattaattaatagttAGTAATCACACTTAGTCCCTTCTAATTGTTCGTGTATATTATTAGCTGTAATCACGCACACCTAGTCTATTcagttatttatatatattaattactgagttatttatatatattaattattatgtgtACTCTCGTAATGTTAGAAGTTGTTACATATATTATATGTGAAGTTTGCTTAATTGATTTATCAATGAGATCTTTGTacatgacttagattattttgcctTTGATATATGCTTATAAGGGTTACAGCTGCATTGTTTATATGTTAACTTCTAATACTTGATAAAGTGAATTAGCATAGTAGCCGTATAAGATTGAGACTGTAATGCTACAAGTGTTTTATATTGTACCATACGTCTAATTCTATTAGTCTCCGAGCTTAACGCTATACAACATTATTTTTATGGAAGTTTAGATTAATAATTTTGGGATGATAATTGATCATCTTGTAGTACAATTTCTCTtaagataatatatgaaccgGTTGGAAAGCACATTGTGCTTTATTATTTGGTCGGAGCCATAAGCACGACCCTAGGCTTAATCTACTCTAttgagttaaaaacactcaatggggggtgtgcacacttaaaGACTAAGACCTgtttggtggttacatccaatagtccaatactattgggtggtggactagattcacatttttctggtggttacatccaatagtttaATATATACTAATGGGTGGTGGACGCGATCCACATCTctctggtggttacatccaatagttcaatatatactattgggtggtggactgATCCACATTACTCAAATGGTGAACttataagaaattaaaaataaacccttgttacttatggttatatgtactagttttataagaattgtttatcaatttgtacttatgtgtttgttaaattattattattattattattatgattattattattattatttattattattattattattattattattattattatatgtctGGTTATTCAATAAGCGTTGATTACTCAacttttgctgacgtgtgtgtttatttgctatgtgtgtttgcggccatgtctttttcttatggtggccctgcgacgatccttttgtaatttgtcctctatggtgagcagtcaagattgaCTGAAGCAGATTGATCGTGAAGGATGCAGTTACAAATAGAAGAAGCTCGAGTATTATCGTTTAGTCTTTTATGACGGTTTAATATTTTTCAGTTGTACGGTTGTAAATAGATCACCTAGCTAGTTGAtttgtaatagtttgagttttgtaagcctAAGCACTTGACGGTATagtcaagtgtggcggtgatacctccgatttagggtaagcttccgcaaattttaaaaagtatatatattattcttatttatttaaagttagtaaatcgggggtgttacaataTGTAAATCCTTCTTCTTATCCCGATAATTCTCCATTAGTTGATTTATAAGATGAATGGCCTCCATAGTCGATCTCCCAGGCATAAATCCAAACTGGTTCTACGAAATTTTCACTGTTCTCCTCAATCTTTGCTCAATAATCCGCTCCCAAAGTTTCATAGTATGACTCATTAGTTTGATTCCTCGATAGTTGACACAATCTTGGACATCACCCTTATTCTTATACAAGGGGATGATAGTACTTTTCCTCCACTCTAATGGCATCTTATTACTTCCCCAAATCTTGTTGAAAATAGTTGTTAACCGTCAAACCCTTTCTCTCCCAAGCATCTCCAGCCTTCGATAGGTATACCATCGGGCCCCACTGCCCTCTTGCGTCCCATCTTTTTAGTGCCATTTCGACTTCTCTCTTTTGAATTCTTCGCATAAAGTCTAGGTTAACAATATCCAGAGGGATATTTGTATCCCCAATATCGCGCCCTTGATCCCCGTTAACAAGTTATCAAAGTAGAACCTCCATCTATCCTTTATTTCCTTATCTCCCACCAAAACTTTTTGATCAACATCTTTCTCACATTTAATCCTCCTGATGTCTCACTTCTTTCTATCTCTCATTCGAGCAAGTCTATAGATGTCCTTTTCCCCTTCTTTTGTATCCAATCTTGCGTAAATATCCTGATTCACCTTTGCTCTAGCCTCTCTTACGACCTTCTTTGCTTCCCTTTTAGCCTCCTTGTACTTCTCGTAGTTCTCATAACTTCTACATTTTCCCAACTCTTTATATCTCGTTTGCTCTTTATCGCTTGTTGCACAACTTCGTTCCACCAAGATGTTTCCTTACTTGGTGGCATGATTCCTTTAGATTCCCCTATGACCTCTTTCGCCACTCCCTTTATAGTGTGCTCCATTCTTTTCCATAATGAGTCTATTCCCAAATCCATATTACTGTCCCAAATACCTTCACTTGCCACATTTTCCACGAATTTTAGTTGTTACTCCCCTTGAAGTTTCCACCACTTGATCCTAGACTCCACTAGTGGTCTTCTCCTCCTTATATAACTTCTACCTCGAAAATCAAGTACCACAAGTCTATGTTGGGTTGATGTACTCTCACCCGTAATCACCTTACAATTGGTGTAGCACTGTCTCAAAGCAATCCTTACTAAAATGAAGTCAATCTGACTCGTATTACCTCCACTCCTATAGGTTACTAGGTGAGAGTCTCTTTTCTCAAACCAAGTGTTCATTTTACCCAAGTCATATGCCaatgcaaaatccaaaatagCATTTCCGGCTTCATTCCGATCCCCATACCCAAAATCACCCTGAATGCTTTCAAATCCATCGCAACTCGAGCCTACATGTCCGTTGAGATCCCCACCAATGATCAGTTTCTCACTTCTAGGGACACGTTGCACCACTGCTTCTAAATCCTCCCAAAATTCTTGTCTAGTTGAAGCATCTAGTCCTGTTTGTGGTGCATAAGCACTCACAACAGTTACAATTTCATCCCCTATCACAAGCTTAATACTCATAATTCGATCACTCTTTCGGGATACGTCCACTACATCATCGATATATTCTCGGTCAATAAGGATACCTACCCCTAGTTTTTCCCGAATACCAAAGCTTATAACCCCATGGAGCTatttctcttgctttgttttcaACCCGGCCACTTGGTCTCCTGCAAACATAATATGTTAATTCTCTTCTTTCTCATAACCTCTACTAATTCGACTGATCTCCCTGTCAAAGAGCCAATGTTCCAAGTCCCAAAACGCATCCTACTACCCTTACCCTTACCCTTACCCCTGCCCTTACCATGAAACCTTGGATAGTTAACACCACCCTCGGATGACGCGCCGCTTCCGGGCGATGGCCTTGCAACCCTTATATATTTTCCACTACACCCGAGCCTAGGAAATGTAGCGCACCCTTGCATATTTGAAGCCACCCCTAGGTGTAGGGGTGGCGCGCCGCTTCTGGGCGACGACCCAGCAATCCTCACATATTTTACACTACACCCGGGCTTAAGAGGTGTAGCGCGTCGCTGAGAAGGGGACGCCCCCACGATATTCCATTGTCGATTTATGTCATGATATGTGGCTTTGTTTTACTGTTGGCCTCCACCAACCTACCGCACCCTCCTCCTTTATTCGGGCTTGGAATTGGCAACGAATTATACGCAACACTCACAAGTCACAAGTAAATGCCGGATATGCGACACTCACATATGCAACATTCACAGGCGGAGTTACACCTGTACCTGTGTATAGCTAAAAATTTGCGGTCATCCTCGCAATGCAACCACACAAAGTAGAGgcaaaataaataagtaaacaaCACATATAGGAGTAGGTTGGTTAGCATCCAGCGCATTACTATATCTGTTTTAGTTATACTTAAATATTTATATGCTAAGGTTATCTCCCTGTCCTTCAACTACTACTGCTATTACTAAGttgttttattcattcttgAGGCTGTGAATATAATTTATATGGATAATATAAGAATGTTATTAGGCCGGCTTTTAGCCACATATATATTTTGCAAAATATTAATCTCAATCGATAACTATGTCACGACTCACAACAACACAAGGTTGACAGTCAGAAGGTGCAATAAGCACATGACCTTGCCAAGGGGCCAGCTTCTAGtttactttctttttcttgttttccttaGTTTATTTAAGCTCATgcaagtttaaaaaaaaaaaaaaaaacaaaaaaaaaactatgtcACTATACACTAACAAGGTACATAATTTATAGTGTAGAGTCTCAATCTGCCCGTATAAAATGAAGACATAGCCTGtgtataatttattttgttttgattCTCTTCACCTGTATCGTTTTATTCATTTGAATAATCAATAGTAATACAAATATTCAATTATTAATACAATATGATTGGATAATCATCAACTCTGCAAATTAATTGAATAGTTCAAACCTTAATCTTCCTCTAACGATATATGGCTTGGAGATGAATTAGATGATGAGACTTTTAGCTTACTTGACTGCTGAGAAGTGTGAATAAGAAGCTATATATGCAATCTATTTCAAAGAAATTTCATTAAATAATTCAGTTTGACAATTCTAACTATAATGTTCTATTTAGTGAAAAATGTAGTATTATCATCTATCTTCATTTCTTTGTTTAATTAATGATCATTTATccatttcatttatttatttgatttctatataatttgatttcgataTAATTTGATCAAGTTATCacataaatattaaataaaattttaataaatatgAATATGATCCTCATGCGGAGCGTTTTACAAAAAACTATTCATAAATTTAACCACCATAATCACTTTTACAATTTAACTTGGTTACAAAAATGCTCGACTAATTTTGTGGttttaataacattatttttctttctcttttaagGTTTCATCATGGAGTACTTGGTGTAGTATAAGTTTGTTAAATGTAAGACAGAATATTCTTGATTATAATATTCTAGGACTTTTAAAATAAGTAGTGCTTACATAGGTGCtagaaatttaaatttaaaaaaatataaaaaatggtAAGGATAAGATTTGCCATCCAAATTTTGGTTGTGGTATATCATGATTGTAACATATTATTGTTTGCTTTTAGTATTATAGAAGTAATTGAGAATTCTAGTTGTTAATCTTGTCATTGTCTAAGCCCGCAACTCCAACAATTATTCATTTGATTCATCATCCATGTTATCTTACCAAGAACAACTGTTAAGTTGCGACCTTACATTTTAGGATGGACCTGCTTTTCCGATTAACTTAAATTAAACTTACTTTTTTTCCCCCCTATTTAAACAATTAACAAAATGCATCTTTACATGGAGTAGCTTAGGCCGGTgattatgaaaatattttatgtttttactaTCTCTTTTCCCAAATATTATAACTAATCAATTCAAACAACTTAACTAGAAGAAAACGACAGACCAACCATTGATTTAACAAGCGAAGCGAGAAAACTAGCTACTTTTAAATGAGCAGAAAATAATCCTTCGAAGTTGCTTATTTCTCATTTGGAGTTCGAACTCATTTTCTTAACAtgtatctatactaatatattaaaagacgttttTAAGAACGTATACATATCACGTATATCTAGAGCTGTCAAAAGCTGACCCGATCCGAGAaaccgacctgaaccgacctgTACTTTCAAGGACCCGGACCCGACCCAAGACCCGAAATGTTGTTAAAATATGTAACCCGTAACCCGACCGTATCCAACCCGTTAAAACCGACGACCGATTTCGACCCGTTAATgcatgacccgaacccgaacctggcacccgattcaacacccgatccgatgtcaacccgaaatCAATTATAACCCGACGAAGCATGTTATTGACCCAACTCGTAACAACGAGTTACCTGATTTTACGCGACCTGTTGACAACCCGATTTGTCATTGACCTAGctaaataataacttaaatcaagttaatattatcttttataattacctaatctagaacaagtgaaaagctttaaaccaaatttaaccaaatttataaaagttaataataAGGTTAAAACTTGACTAGACCTGATAGTTATCAAACCCGGTCTTAACTCGTGTACGATAGTGAACCCCACCTAAATTTTAACCGACCCAATAATTATCCGATCCGAACTTGACTGCTACAAGTCTGACTCAAACCCGACTcgttaagacccgaacccgaaattgtACCCGACTAGAAAAAGACCCGACCAAACCCGACACGAACCCGACTTATACCGAAATGAAAAAATAACCCGACTTAACCCGACAAATAATGAACCTGGTCGAACCCGGCCTACACCCGACCTACACCCGGGTGATAAATAACCCGACACGACTCGACCGGATCATGACCGGAGACCCGAGATGAccagacccgaacccgactcgagtaaccgttttgacagctctacgtATACCTCTCATTATTACGTTACCACTGATCAGCATTATGACATGTCATTTACAACCAAAAAAACGTGTAGCAAGAATCGAACACCATACCTCATTTGTTAAAAGGTACACTTCCTACCATCTTAACCTACTATAAACATATGTTGTGTATTTCCATATAAGCATATACattctttttacaataaataataatttaataaaagtgagtgcaaaaaaaaaggaaatgatttataaatgtacaatgATTACTTTCCTAACTTAGGCCTCAAATTACAAAAAATTCGGGGTAATATAGTGTAATAATGAGTAAGAGGGGAAACATTGACGGAGATTAAGTAATTAATCAACTAATGATGAAAAAAAGGATTCAGGTTTGTTTTGATTTCTGATGCGGGGTTTCAGATTGGAAAGGTTGTTGGTCGGTCACTATTCTTCTGTCATCATCGCCAATTCGATGAAGATACTATCTATATGGGcacatatttacaaaaaataacCCCGAAATTATCTCAAAATCTGGGGCGACTCCCGGTCCACACACTAATTTATATACTAAAATGCGTTTCTAGAAAAACTAGACACATGACGCTCTGCTTATAATTCTTTCACTTCATGTAATCTTCATATACATAAGAAATgtcaaacatggtttgtataAGGTTTGATCAATCAATcttgagtttaaacaataaatttTTTATCTAAAACATGACATGTTTTATCTTATCATTGCGAAAAAAATAAGTAATAGTGAATGTTATTAATAAAGTAACCGGGTGCATTGCCCGAACCCAAAACCTAGTTACGTTCACTTTTACAATGTGCATTTATATCTATACTCCCTCCCTATTTTTTTATACCAGATACAAGTTACCCAACACAAGTATTAAAATGTTGCATCTtacataataataaaagaaaatgggggtacttaataataaataaatagaaaGATATCAATTGGGGGTAGAAAAATTATCAGAAATAGACTTGAGAGTGTATTAAACAACTCCGATAGAAAAGTTATCAAAAATAGACATAACTTCAAATAAAATACGGTTAGAAATTCTAATTATGACCCCTACAAAAATACGGTGAAATACTTTTTAGACATTATTCCCAAAATCTTGGGGATTATTTAGTGAGATAGACTCTTTTCCCCATGTTTTAGATAAAACTAATTTCATTCACCTTTTCATTTCAAGTTtttgtttataaaaattataaatcatCATGATGTTATATCAATTTATTTTGTCGGAAAAATAAAGTTTAcatgtaaaaaaaaatgttacgaGCAAATTCTAATGTTATTCATAATCGAAATTAGAACTAAAAATACGAAACGTCTGTAGCACTGCACCAATTGGACTATGAATACAGCCTAGAGAAAAGAACATTTGTAGAAAATCAGaccatatttatttattttatttattttttgtttttctcgATCATGAGTTTATTATTTTGGACCATTACAAAaaatttattctttttcttctttttgtttgGTGGGTTTAAAGAAAAGTTAATTCCTTTTGTAATTAATCAAAGGGTTACAATAATTGATGACGAATATTCCTATAAAAAAAAGGATGACATGAAAAAAGAGAAGATAAtactaaacaaaaaaaacaaggaTAATGTACTTATATATATGTGCAATCACCACAAGACAAAAGGTACATACACAAGAAACTTTAACTttcatttataaaaaaaagaaaaagaaaaaccatACAAGCTACAATGGTGGAAAAATAAAacccaagaaaaaaaaaaaaaaaacaaagagagagagagagagaaaaaaccaAACACGCCCTTAATAATCATAGCCCAGTGTTGTTTATCTACATTTGTATGGTCTTTTTCCCTCTCCAATCCATCCTTTTGAAACCCACAAATTTAAATAGAAATAAAGGATgcttatttaataattaattaagcagTGCTTCTGAACGATCCAAGAGCTTTGATTGCTGCAGCTCTTAGAACGTACTGGTGATAGATTGCTGCAACTGCTGCTCCTATGAATGGTCCCACCCAGAATATCCACTGTAATTCATTCCACAACAACAAAGTCCATAAATTAGTCATGAACGTACAACGAGTAATTAAaagaaatataattaattaatctacTTACGTGTTCGTTCCATGATTTCTCTTGGTTGTAAATGACGGCGGCACCAAAACTCCTAGCGGGGTTGATTCCGGTACCGGTGATTGGGATGGTGGCCAAGTGAACCATGAATACTGCGAATCCAATAGGAAGTGGTGCCAATACCTTGATAATATAccaaatataaaattaaattatgtaaTATTCAGTGGgtgaattgaattatttattattaatttatggGTGAACTTACGGGAACATGGGAGTCCCTAGCGTTTCTCTTAGGGTCAGTAGCGGCAAAGACGGTGTAGACAAGAACAAAGGTACCAATAATCTCAGCACCAAGACCTGTACCCTTGTTGTAACCATGAGCCATAACATTAGCACCACCACCATATCTAACATAGTAAGAACTTTGGAAAGCTTTTACTAGCCCAACACCACATATAGCACCAAGGCATTGAGATATCATGTACAAAACTGCCCTTAATAGAGACACCTTCCTTGCAACAAATAGCCCAAACGTCACTGCTGGGTTAATGTGTCCTCCTGCAtgtatatataccattcattaTATCAAATTCATAATTAAGTAACTAACTAACTAACTGAGGTTGACATGAATGATTAAGGGTCTCTTGCTttttaaccaaggtctcgggtttgAGCCTTGAGAATGGAAAATATCTCAATTGGGAGGGAGACTGCCCATCGAGATACCTATACAAACTCacgcgggagattagtccactcgccaaaggcggtgggaactcctcgtagaagtacaaaaaaaaactaactaaatacaggaaaaaaaaaaattgtattagcacccggttcacccttagggctaattcggattcgaggcgagttctgggtagttaggttccagtcccctcccaattgttgttgcgggggatcgaacacgggttctccctaccaaattcagcctcaatcaccccTAAACCCACAaacaattggaaaaaaaaaaattaaaggtattaattaattattacttaCCGGAGATACCGGCGGTGCAGTAAACAAGGATAAAGATCATGCCACCGAAGGCCCAAGCGATACCAAGGATTCCAACACCACCACAATCATCGCCACCAGCGGCTGTATCACTCTGAGCACTGTAGCCAATCACAGTAAGAACAGTAATATACAAGAAGAGAAGAGTTGCAACAAACTCAGCTATGCAAGCCCTATACAATGACCATTTCTTTAGCTCCTCCATGTCAATCAATGGAGCAGGTGGTGGGTCATTGTAGTCCTTAGCTGAGAATTCAGGCTCCGCCACAGCTTCAACATCCTTAGTCATGACTGCTAATTACTAATTTCAGAGATCGAGAAAGGTATTGAATATATGAGGGGGGTTTGAGTGTTTTGTGATGGATGAGAAGAGTGATTACAAGGGCTATTTATGCAGGGTTTAGGGTATatatgtttaatttattatcttGGAGTACGTTTATATTTTAGTGATATGTTTCAAGCATAATTGTGATTAATGAGTTGGATTATAATTtcatttactaatcattttgggCTGTGGGATGACTTAATAATTAGCCGTCCAAATGACATTTGGTTTTTGGTTGTCTTAGCTTGCATTGGTCCCACCTTTCCCCATTTCTTCAACGGCTCCCTACTTTTTTTAATCTCTCACCATTCACTAATATTATCCTTTTTGTCCCCTTTGTTTAAAAAAGTTTAActtcattattcattatctATGGGAACTTTATATTCTCCATATTCTAGAATTTTCTTATTGAAAATCAAAGCGTAAATGTTATGTTATCAATACAATGGTCAAAAATTGATCCGATCTGAATTTATTTGTATTCGTAAGGTCTATAAATCGATCGGAACTCGAAATATTGTTAAAAAGGAATTCCATAACCAGTCTCATGTGTctttcctgggtctgactggtatctgctcgtagcactgagtgcgcaCGCAACATCCggacgtgtacatatcatagcatacattattgaaccaatcaatgatgcatatggaatcccactcatttgtctacgctcatccaatgtttttgggcactgggtcttgcttagagtcattccatgagacatgggtaggtagcctcgcttggagtcagccatattgaacctttcaagcaccttattgatataagtgctttgactaagtccaatcatccttttagatctatctctgtagatcttgatgcccaatatttactgtgcttctcctagatccttcatcgaaaaacatttcccaagccaaa contains these protein-coding regions:
- the LOC110797896 gene encoding uncharacterized protein, whose protein sequence is MSIKLVIGDEIVTVVSAYAPQTGLDASTRQEFWEDLEAVVQRVPRSEKLIIGGDLNGHVGSSCDGFESIQGDFGYGDRNEAGNAILDFALAYDLGKMNTWFEKRDSHLVTYRSGGNTSQIDFILVRIALRQCYTNCKVITGESTSTQHRLVVLDFRGRSYIRRRRPLVESRIKWWKLQGE
- the LOC110797911 gene encoding aquaporin PIP2-1; translated protein: MTKDVEAVAEPEFSAKDYNDPPPAPLIDMEELKKWSLYRACIAEFVATLLFLYITVLTVIGYSAQSDTAAGGDDCGGVGILGIAWAFGGMIFILVYCTAGISGGHINPAVTFGLFVARKVSLLRAVLYMISQCLGAICGVGLVKAFQSSYYVRYGGGANVMAHGYNKGTGLGAEIIGTFVLVYTVFAATDPKRNARDSHVPVLAPLPIGFAVFMVHLATIPITGTGINPARSFGAAVIYNQEKSWNEHWIFWVGPFIGAAVAAIYHQYVLRAAAIKALGSFRSTA